The DNA segment CGGGCGCATCTCGCCGTCGCGCTACGAGAGCTACGTCAAGTTGCGCGAGGAAGTCGAGGGCGACAGCCGCGACTGGTAGCCCCGCCGGCCGCCCGGACGATCAGGGCGACAGGCGGTCCACGCGCCAGGCCGAGCCGTTCGGCAGGTAGCGCACGCGGTCGTGCAGGCGGCTCTCGCGTCCCTGCCAGAACTCCAACTCGTCCGGGATGACGCGATAGCCACCCCAGTGCGGTGGGAGCGGGACGTCGCCGTCGGGATAGCTCGCACGCACCCGCTCGACCTCCGCCTCCAGCCAGTCGCGCCCCGGGATCACGGCGCTCTGCACCGAGGCCCACGCCCCGATCCGGCTCCCCAACGGTCGGCTGCCGAAATACGCCGCCGACTCCTCCACGGCCAACCGCTCCACCGTGCCACCGATGCGGACCTGGCGCTCGATTTCCTTCCAGAAGAAGCACAGCCCGGCGCGCGGGTTGGCCTCCATGTCGCGCCCCTTGCGCGAGCGGTAGTCGGTGAAGAAGACGAAGCCGAGCGGCGTGACCTCCTTGAGGAGGACCACGCGCGCCGACGGACGCCCGTCGGCGTCGACGGTCGCCAGCGTCATCGCGTTAGGCTCGAGGATCTCGGCTCGGCGGGCCTCGTCGAACCAGCGCATGAACTGGACGATCGGGTCGGGATCGACTTCGGTGAGGTCGAGGGAGGCGAGGGTGTACTCGCGGCGCAGGTCAGCGAGGCTCATGGGAAGGCGCAGGAAAGGGATGCGGGGCGGTGCTCACCCCGCCTCGACCAGGTCGACGAGGGCATCGACGTCGTAGGGCTTGTTGACGACGACGACATCGGCCATGGCGTCATCACCGGGGTGGAGGGCGGCGGCGGTCGCGTCGCCGGTGGAGATCAGGAAGCGGGTGCTCGCACACGACGGAAGCTGGCGCAGCCGGCGGATGAGTTCGTGGCCGTCCATCCCGGGCATGCGCAGGTCGCTGATGACGACGTCGAACGATCCCTGTTCCGCCAGGCGCAACGCGTTCGTGCCGTCGACGGCCGCGACCACGGCGTGCCCGCGCGTCGTGAAGTAGCGCGAGAGCAGCTCGCGGATCACCGCCTCGTCATCGACGACGAGGATGTCGAGCGGGCGCGTGGCCACGACGCGTCGCGTGTTGCGCGTTGCTCCCGGGCGAATGTCGGGCGGTGTCACCGCCGGCGCGATGGGGAGCGTGATCGTGAAGCGGGTCCGCTGCGCGGGGACGCTGGTGACCTCGATCGTTCCGCCGTGCGAGACCACGATGCTGTGCACCACGGCGAGCCCGAGTCCCGTCCCCTCTCCCTCGTCGCGCGTCGTCCAGAACGGGTCCCAGATGCGCGGCAGGTCGTGGGCCGGGATTCCCGGGCCGTTGTCGGTGACCGTGAGCGTGACCGTTCCGTCCACCGTGTGCGTCGCGACGTCGAGCGTGGGACGCCAGCTGTCGCTCGCGGTGCGCTGGTCCAGGCGCGCCTCGAGCGCCTGCCGCGCGTTCACCACCAGGTTGAGCACCACCTGCTCGAGCTGCGCCGCGTCGGCCGTGACGAACGGGGTACGGTCCGCCAGCTGCATGCTG comes from the Gemmatimonadota bacterium genome and includes:
- the pdxH gene encoding pyridoxamine 5'-phosphate oxidase, which encodes MSLADLRREYTLASLDLTEVDPDPIVQFMRWFDEARRAEILEPNAMTLATVDADGRPSARVVLLKEVTPLGFVFFTDYRSRKGRDMEANPRAGLCFFWKEIERQVRIGGTVERLAVEESAAYFGSRPLGSRIGAWASVQSAVIPGRDWLEAEVERVRASYPDGDVPLPPHWGGYRVIPDELEFWQGRESRLHDRVRYLPNGSAWRVDRLSP